Proteins encoded within one genomic window of Triticum aestivum cultivar Chinese Spring chromosome 2D, IWGSC CS RefSeq v2.1, whole genome shotgun sequence:
- the LOC123048882 gene encoding uncharacterized protein, which yields MDGPCNGEAGEELINKTRTNSSATTIIIPDHSPQFTNDALFDVLHHLVPILEKDNVRSFLCFFNENGIGMTWGFIITPETLNQIVVYDAVRCAKVILVGKHPELHGFRANPNCMTRYGFFPLHRAADMFSVDMIELLLRHGASANLRTSGDVVTGNLLPLHVAVENTCMHKYLEDSLNPNQQQVGWSQADFNYILKLIHVLCLPEMKLFLDTTRLLANHTDNLLDELCKYIGDGKIVHAVVLLLAAQKQIRGLSSCKGWGE from the exons CCCGTGCAATGgggaggcgggggaggag TTGATAAACAAAACAAGGACTAACTCCAGTGCAACCACTATAATCATCCCAGACCACAGTCCGCAG TTCACAAATGATGCGCTCTTTGATGTGTTACACCACTTGGTGCCAATCTTGGAAAAGGACAATGTCCGATCTTTCCTCTGTTTCTTCAATGAGAATGGAATCGGCATGACTTGGGGTTTCATCATCACGCCAGAAACTTTGAACCAAATAGTCGTGTATGATGCAGTACGATGTGCCAAAGTTATCCTGGTTGGTAAGCATCCTGAGCTTCACGGGTTCCGAGCCAATCCCAACTGCATGACACGATATGGGTTCTTTCCCCTCCACCGAGCTGCTGATATGTTCTCTGTTGATATGATTGAGTTGCTCTTGCGCCATGGTGCGTCGGCCAATTTACGCACATCTGGTGATGTGGTCACCGGTAACCTACTCCCACTCCATGTTGCGGTTGAGAACACTTGCATGCATAAGTACCTTGAGGACAGTCTGAATCCTAATCAACAGCAAGTGGGCTGGAGCCAGGCAGATTTCAACTATATCCTCAAGCTTATTCACGTCCTGTGCCTACCCGAAATG AAACTCTTCTTGGATACGACTAGGCTGCTAGCCAACCACACAGATAATCTGTTAGATGAGCTCTGCAAGTACATAGGAGATGGAAAGATCGTCCATGCAGTTGTTTTGCTCCTAGCAGCTCAAAAGCAGATCCGCGGGCTATCTTCCTGCAAGGGATGGGGGGAGTAG